A window from Zonotrichia albicollis isolate bZonAlb1 chromosome 8, bZonAlb1.hap1, whole genome shotgun sequence encodes these proteins:
- the AKNAD1 gene encoding protein AKNAD1 isoform X4 — METTKKCKLPDWMKAQMNNSFADALGCSTDATEEEDYLVYDGDLGIGCKYNNNSENLNACSCTKDISGILNLACSEDNKNKKAAANYETSLQPEEFSSHQRGTRGTTAVPIEMPGSEASFQQELPVGSASKADSKEHGTASKMSTVLLRHFARGELLSTCPLIECETIPEVSFTESIDDTGSKPEPSEHSTGSLGYEQWAASSEEYPLEKHKEVQAHDKNGNSLNGNRSLSKQSIFSSGQCGCRQEFSQVVNEAGDTHTFQNMKDERPLFKRTVSPCELKYGQGQAHYCLPDFSDAASEVPKKPDNITSVPSTAREKPFPILQSKSVPVNNILENKNHFNSAEVENQEEWSISELLQQLQILPQSDFANANIAISSGHTGTPPDVITLRAPVPVQPTHGLLKARLQPGTAASALPAAGRVKAQCLKPSDSLPELTLGEKMSQILKDQTEQLTKKVEDFSKHMIQETLFLQDKYLALNQLKTYLDALERNYLKAREEHHNLHLQNYKDKPINLGEFDPERRVEGGIFRLGMLLEDIQEQMEGSKGSLSSLLTSYESAQSFCESLTVSSTADLPQTRGTETPSFHKKHEGERSQTTDVIPPANQLSLQGKKCNLCLHINTNIQEGKTGTSPLFLQRKPTDLSDTNLSSDSEDFSACDSYNDSQSKNLGNCDTLSYKSLNTRLCGEKQGLRCRCPRGSRDQVKLRNYKESVQSCTLCRRRSSGSSSYSQKRISTQKAQKPSQPDKVVTRLHERKSFVAAKTCCSSTYDKIILPQQYTPSKKSAQRKSAINIRDRNASDSYANVLSSTLDHAIETANSLKEATERMVQAVSEDLAKVKRKQF, encoded by the exons ATGGAGACTACAAAAAAGTGCAAACTGCCAGACTGGATGAAAGCCCAAATGAATAATTCATTTGCAGATGCATTAGGCTGTAGCACAGATGCAACTGAAGAGGAAGATTACTTAGTTTATGATGGAGATTTAGGAATAGGCTGTAAATACAACAATAACTCTGAGAATTTGAATGCCTGTAGTTGTACAAAAGATATTTCTGGTATTTTAAACTTAGCCTGTTCTGAAgataacaaaaacaaaaaagcagcagccaaTTATGAAACTTCGCTACAGCCGGAAGAATTCTCCAGCCATCAGAGAGGCACCAGAGGAACAACTGCAGTTCCAATTGAAATGCCTGGAAGTGAAGCTTCCTTTCAGCAGGAATTACCTGTTGGCAGTGCCAGTAAAGCAGACAGCAAAGAACATGGAACTGCCTCCAAGATGTCCACGGTCCTCCTGCGCCATTTTGCTAGGGGAGAATTACTAAGCACATGCCCCTTAATTGAATGTGAAACTATACCGGAGGTGTCCTTTACTGAAAGTATCGATGACACCGGGAGCAAACCTGAGCcttcagagcacagcacaggctctTTAGGGTATGAACAATGGGCAGCCAGCTCCGAGGAGTATCCATTAGAAAAGCACAAAGAAGTACAGGCTCATGACAAAAATGGAAACTCATTAAATGGAAATAGATCTCTTTCAAAGCAATctattttttcttctggacAATGTGGGTGCAGACAAGAATTTTCACAAGTGGTTAATGAGGCTGGAGATACACACACCTTTCAAAACATGAAAGATGAGAGACCTCTGTTTAAGAGAACAGTTTCACCTTGTGAGCTCAAATATGGCCAAGGGCAAGCTCACTATTGCCTTCCTGACTTCTCTGACGCTGCTTCAGAAGTACCAAAAAAACCTGACAATATTACCTCAGTTCCTTCAACTGCAAGAGAAAAACCCTTTCCTATTTTGCAAAGTAAATCAGTACCTGTGAACAAcattttggaaaataagaatCACTTCAATTCTGCTGAAGTAGAGAACCAAGAGGAATGGAGTATTTCAGAACTGCTGCAACAGCTACAG ATACTTCCTCAGTCAGACTTTGCAAATGCCAACATTGCCATTTCCTCAGGACACACTGGGACACCACCTGATGTCATCACATTACGTGCTCCTGTCCCTGTACAACCTACACATGGTTTGCTTAAAGCaa GACTGCAGCCTGGAACAGCAGCATCAGCACTACCAGCAGCTGGCAGAGTAAAAGCACAGTGTCTAAAACCTTCTGATTCACTGCCAGAACTAACACTAGGAGAAAAGATGTCGCAAATACTAAAGGATCAGACAGAGCAACTGACTAAGAAA GTGGAAGACTTCTCTAAACATATGATCCAGGAAACACTCTTTTTACAAGACAAATATCTG GCATTAAATCAACTGAAAACATACCTTGATGCCttggaaagaaattatttaaaagctAGAGAAGAGCACCACAACTTACACCTGCAGAACTACAAGGACAAGCCTATCAACCTTGGAGAGTTTGATCCTGAGAG AAGGGTGGAAGGAGGAATATTCAGACTTGGCATGCTGCTTGAAGACATTCAAGAACAAATGGAAGGCAGCAAAGGCAGCCTGTCATCGTTACTGACTTCTTATGAATCTGCCCAGTCTTTCTGTGAG AGCCTCACAGTTTCAAGCACCGCTGATCTCCCACAAACAAGAGGTACTGAAACTCCATCTTTTCACAAGAAGCATGAGGGAGAAAGAAGTCAGACAACTGATGTAATCCCACCAGCAAATCAACTTTCTTTACAAGGCAAAAAGTGCAATCTTTGTCTGCACAT aaatacaaatatccAGGAAGGAAAAACTGGAACATCTCCACTCTTCCTGCAGAGAAAACCAACTGATTTATCAGATACCAACCTGA gCAGTGATTCAGAAGACTTCTCAGCCTGTGATTCTTATAATGATTCACAAAGCAAGAACCTTGGCAACTGTGACACTCTAAGTTACAAATCATTAAATACAAGATTATGTGGAGAGAAACAAG GACTTAGATGCAGATGCCCCAGGGGAAGCAGAGATCAAGTAAAACTCAGGAATTACAAAGAGTCTGTTCAGTCTTGTACCCTGTGTAGAAGAAGAAGCTCTGGTTCATCCT CTTATTCACAGAAGAGAATCTCCACTCAAAAGGCTCAAAAACCCAGTCAGCCAGATAAAGTTGTAACCAGACTTCATGAAAG GAAGTCCTTTGTGGCTGCCAAAACCTGCTGCTCGAGCACATATGATAAAATTATCCTTCCACAGCAATACACACCCAGTAAGAAATCTGCCCAAAGAAAATCTGCAATCAACATCAGAGACAGAAATGCCAGTGATTCCTATGCAAAT GTTTTAAGTTCTACTCTGGATCATGCCATAGAGACAGCAAACAGTTTGAAGGAAGCTACAGAGCGAATGGTACAAGCAGTTTCAGAAGATCTAGCTAAAGTTAAGAGAAAACAGTTTTAA
- the AKNAD1 gene encoding protein AKNAD1 isoform X3, which yields METTKKCKLPDWMKAQMNNSFADALGCSTDATEEEDYLVYDGDLGIGCKYNNNSENLNACSCTKDISGILNLACSEDNKNKKAAANYETSLQPEEFSSHQRGTRGTTAVPIEMPGSEASFQQELPVGSASKADSKEHGTASKMSTVLLRHFARGELLSTCPLIECETIPEVSFTESIDDTGSKPEPSEHSTGSLGYEQWAASSEEYPLEKHKEVQAHDKNGNSLNGNRSLSKQSIFSSGQCGCRQEFSQVVNEAGDTHTFQNMKDERPLFKRTVSPCELKYGQGQAHYCLPDFSDAASEVPKKPDNITSVPSTAREKPFPILQSKSVPVNNILENKNHFNSAEVENQEEWSISELLQQLQMLTQHADIQNHIDHLRFNPKILPQSDFANANIAISSGHTGTPPDVITLRAPVPVQPTHGLLKARLQPGTAASALPAAGRVKAQCLKPSDSLPELTLGEKMSQILKDQTEQLTKKVEDFSKHMIQETLFLQDKYLALNQLKTYLDALERNYLKAREEHHNLHLQNYKDKPINLGEFDPERRVEGGIFRLGMLLEDIQEQMEGSKGSLSSLLTSYESAQSFCESLTVSSTADLPQTRGTETPSFHKKHEGERSQTTDVIPPANQLSLQGKKCNLCLHINTNIQEGKTGTSPLFLQRKPTDLSDTNLSSDSEDFSACDSYNDSQSKNLGNCDTLSYKSLNTRLCGEKQGLRCRCPRGSRDQVKLRNYKESVQSCTLCRRRSSGSSSYSQKRISTQKAQKPSQPDKVVTRLHERKSFVAAKTCCSSTYDKIILPQQYTPSKKSAQRKSAINIRDRNASDSYANVLSSTLDHAIETANSLKEATERMVQAVSEDLAKVKRKQF from the exons ATGGAGACTACAAAAAAGTGCAAACTGCCAGACTGGATGAAAGCCCAAATGAATAATTCATTTGCAGATGCATTAGGCTGTAGCACAGATGCAACTGAAGAGGAAGATTACTTAGTTTATGATGGAGATTTAGGAATAGGCTGTAAATACAACAATAACTCTGAGAATTTGAATGCCTGTAGTTGTACAAAAGATATTTCTGGTATTTTAAACTTAGCCTGTTCTGAAgataacaaaaacaaaaaagcagcagccaaTTATGAAACTTCGCTACAGCCGGAAGAATTCTCCAGCCATCAGAGAGGCACCAGAGGAACAACTGCAGTTCCAATTGAAATGCCTGGAAGTGAAGCTTCCTTTCAGCAGGAATTACCTGTTGGCAGTGCCAGTAAAGCAGACAGCAAAGAACATGGAACTGCCTCCAAGATGTCCACGGTCCTCCTGCGCCATTTTGCTAGGGGAGAATTACTAAGCACATGCCCCTTAATTGAATGTGAAACTATACCGGAGGTGTCCTTTACTGAAAGTATCGATGACACCGGGAGCAAACCTGAGCcttcagagcacagcacaggctctTTAGGGTATGAACAATGGGCAGCCAGCTCCGAGGAGTATCCATTAGAAAAGCACAAAGAAGTACAGGCTCATGACAAAAATGGAAACTCATTAAATGGAAATAGATCTCTTTCAAAGCAATctattttttcttctggacAATGTGGGTGCAGACAAGAATTTTCACAAGTGGTTAATGAGGCTGGAGATACACACACCTTTCAAAACATGAAAGATGAGAGACCTCTGTTTAAGAGAACAGTTTCACCTTGTGAGCTCAAATATGGCCAAGGGCAAGCTCACTATTGCCTTCCTGACTTCTCTGACGCTGCTTCAGAAGTACCAAAAAAACCTGACAATATTACCTCAGTTCCTTCAACTGCAAGAGAAAAACCCTTTCCTATTTTGCAAAGTAAATCAGTACCTGTGAACAAcattttggaaaataagaatCACTTCAATTCTGCTGAAGTAGAGAACCAAGAGGAATGGAGTATTTCAGAACTGCTGCAACAGCTACAG ATGCTGACACAGCATGCTGACATCCAGAATCATATTGACCATCTGAGATTTAATCCTAAG ATACTTCCTCAGTCAGACTTTGCAAATGCCAACATTGCCATTTCCTCAGGACACACTGGGACACCACCTGATGTCATCACATTACGTGCTCCTGTCCCTGTACAACCTACACATGGTTTGCTTAAAGCaa GACTGCAGCCTGGAACAGCAGCATCAGCACTACCAGCAGCTGGCAGAGTAAAAGCACAGTGTCTAAAACCTTCTGATTCACTGCCAGAACTAACACTAGGAGAAAAGATGTCGCAAATACTAAAGGATCAGACAGAGCAACTGACTAAGAAA GTGGAAGACTTCTCTAAACATATGATCCAGGAAACACTCTTTTTACAAGACAAATATCTG GCATTAAATCAACTGAAAACATACCTTGATGCCttggaaagaaattatttaaaagctAGAGAAGAGCACCACAACTTACACCTGCAGAACTACAAGGACAAGCCTATCAACCTTGGAGAGTTTGATCCTGAGAG AAGGGTGGAAGGAGGAATATTCAGACTTGGCATGCTGCTTGAAGACATTCAAGAACAAATGGAAGGCAGCAAAGGCAGCCTGTCATCGTTACTGACTTCTTATGAATCTGCCCAGTCTTTCTGTGAG AGCCTCACAGTTTCAAGCACCGCTGATCTCCCACAAACAAGAGGTACTGAAACTCCATCTTTTCACAAGAAGCATGAGGGAGAAAGAAGTCAGACAACTGATGTAATCCCACCAGCAAATCAACTTTCTTTACAAGGCAAAAAGTGCAATCTTTGTCTGCACAT aaatacaaatatccAGGAAGGAAAAACTGGAACATCTCCACTCTTCCTGCAGAGAAAACCAACTGATTTATCAGATACCAACCTGA gCAGTGATTCAGAAGACTTCTCAGCCTGTGATTCTTATAATGATTCACAAAGCAAGAACCTTGGCAACTGTGACACTCTAAGTTACAAATCATTAAATACAAGATTATGTGGAGAGAAACAAG GACTTAGATGCAGATGCCCCAGGGGAAGCAGAGATCAAGTAAAACTCAGGAATTACAAAGAGTCTGTTCAGTCTTGTACCCTGTGTAGAAGAAGAAGCTCTGGTTCATCCT CTTATTCACAGAAGAGAATCTCCACTCAAAAGGCTCAAAAACCCAGTCAGCCAGATAAAGTTGTAACCAGACTTCATGAAAG GAAGTCCTTTGTGGCTGCCAAAACCTGCTGCTCGAGCACATATGATAAAATTATCCTTCCACAGCAATACACACCCAGTAAGAAATCTGCCCAAAGAAAATCTGCAATCAACATCAGAGACAGAAATGCCAGTGATTCCTATGCAAAT GTTTTAAGTTCTACTCTGGATCATGCCATAGAGACAGCAAACAGTTTGAAGGAAGCTACAGAGCGAATGGTACAAGCAGTTTCAGAAGATCTAGCTAAAGTTAAGAGAAAACAGTTTTAA
- the AKNAD1 gene encoding protein AKNAD1 isoform X1 produces the protein METTKKCKLPDWMKAQMNNSFADALGCSTDATEEEDYLVYDGDLGIGCKYNNNSENLNACSCTKDISGILNLACSEDNKNKKAAANYETSLQPEEFSSHQRGTRGTTAVPIEMPGSEASFQQELPVGSASKADSKEHGTASKMSTVLLRHFARGELLSTCPLIECETIPEVSFTESIDDTGSKPEPSEHSTGSLGYEQWAASSEEYPLEKHKEVQAHDKNGNSLNGNRSLSKQSIFSSGQCGCRQEFSQVVNEAGDTHTFQNMKDERPLFKRTVSPCELKYGQGQAHYCLPDFSDAASEVPKKPDNITSVPSTAREKPFPILQSKSVPVNNILENKNHFNSAEVENQEEWSISELLQQLQMLTQHADIQNHIDHLRFNPKILPQSDFANANIAISSGHTGTPPDVITLRAPVPVQPTHGLLKARLQPGTAASALPAAGRVKAQCLKPSDSLPELTLGEKMSQILKDQTEQLTKKVEDFSKHMIQETLFLQDKYLALNQLKTYLDALERNYLKAREEHHNLHLQNYKDKPINLGEFDPERRVEGGIFRLGMLLEDIQEQMEGSKGSLSSLLTSYESAQSFCESLTVSSTADLPQTRGTETPSFHKKHEGERSQTTDVIPPANQLSLQGKKCNLCLHINTNIQEGKTGTSPLFLQRKPTDLSDTNLSSDSEDFSACDSYNDSQSKNLGNCDTLSYKSLNTRLCGEKQGTVIAKVRTSTRKHCLKFCFSKPHISWFPGLRCRCPRGSRDQVKLRNYKESVQSCTLCRRRSSGSSSYSQKRISTQKAQKPSQPDKVVTRLHERKSFVAAKTCCSSTYDKIILPQQYTPSKKSAQRKSAINIRDRNASDSYANVLSSTLDHAIETANSLKEATERMVQAVSEDLAKVKRKQF, from the exons ATGGAGACTACAAAAAAGTGCAAACTGCCAGACTGGATGAAAGCCCAAATGAATAATTCATTTGCAGATGCATTAGGCTGTAGCACAGATGCAACTGAAGAGGAAGATTACTTAGTTTATGATGGAGATTTAGGAATAGGCTGTAAATACAACAATAACTCTGAGAATTTGAATGCCTGTAGTTGTACAAAAGATATTTCTGGTATTTTAAACTTAGCCTGTTCTGAAgataacaaaaacaaaaaagcagcagccaaTTATGAAACTTCGCTACAGCCGGAAGAATTCTCCAGCCATCAGAGAGGCACCAGAGGAACAACTGCAGTTCCAATTGAAATGCCTGGAAGTGAAGCTTCCTTTCAGCAGGAATTACCTGTTGGCAGTGCCAGTAAAGCAGACAGCAAAGAACATGGAACTGCCTCCAAGATGTCCACGGTCCTCCTGCGCCATTTTGCTAGGGGAGAATTACTAAGCACATGCCCCTTAATTGAATGTGAAACTATACCGGAGGTGTCCTTTACTGAAAGTATCGATGACACCGGGAGCAAACCTGAGCcttcagagcacagcacaggctctTTAGGGTATGAACAATGGGCAGCCAGCTCCGAGGAGTATCCATTAGAAAAGCACAAAGAAGTACAGGCTCATGACAAAAATGGAAACTCATTAAATGGAAATAGATCTCTTTCAAAGCAATctattttttcttctggacAATGTGGGTGCAGACAAGAATTTTCACAAGTGGTTAATGAGGCTGGAGATACACACACCTTTCAAAACATGAAAGATGAGAGACCTCTGTTTAAGAGAACAGTTTCACCTTGTGAGCTCAAATATGGCCAAGGGCAAGCTCACTATTGCCTTCCTGACTTCTCTGACGCTGCTTCAGAAGTACCAAAAAAACCTGACAATATTACCTCAGTTCCTTCAACTGCAAGAGAAAAACCCTTTCCTATTTTGCAAAGTAAATCAGTACCTGTGAACAAcattttggaaaataagaatCACTTCAATTCTGCTGAAGTAGAGAACCAAGAGGAATGGAGTATTTCAGAACTGCTGCAACAGCTACAG ATGCTGACACAGCATGCTGACATCCAGAATCATATTGACCATCTGAGATTTAATCCTAAG ATACTTCCTCAGTCAGACTTTGCAAATGCCAACATTGCCATTTCCTCAGGACACACTGGGACACCACCTGATGTCATCACATTACGTGCTCCTGTCCCTGTACAACCTACACATGGTTTGCTTAAAGCaa GACTGCAGCCTGGAACAGCAGCATCAGCACTACCAGCAGCTGGCAGAGTAAAAGCACAGTGTCTAAAACCTTCTGATTCACTGCCAGAACTAACACTAGGAGAAAAGATGTCGCAAATACTAAAGGATCAGACAGAGCAACTGACTAAGAAA GTGGAAGACTTCTCTAAACATATGATCCAGGAAACACTCTTTTTACAAGACAAATATCTG GCATTAAATCAACTGAAAACATACCTTGATGCCttggaaagaaattatttaaaagctAGAGAAGAGCACCACAACTTACACCTGCAGAACTACAAGGACAAGCCTATCAACCTTGGAGAGTTTGATCCTGAGAG AAGGGTGGAAGGAGGAATATTCAGACTTGGCATGCTGCTTGAAGACATTCAAGAACAAATGGAAGGCAGCAAAGGCAGCCTGTCATCGTTACTGACTTCTTATGAATCTGCCCAGTCTTTCTGTGAG AGCCTCACAGTTTCAAGCACCGCTGATCTCCCACAAACAAGAGGTACTGAAACTCCATCTTTTCACAAGAAGCATGAGGGAGAAAGAAGTCAGACAACTGATGTAATCCCACCAGCAAATCAACTTTCTTTACAAGGCAAAAAGTGCAATCTTTGTCTGCACAT aaatacaaatatccAGGAAGGAAAAACTGGAACATCTCCACTCTTCCTGCAGAGAAAACCAACTGATTTATCAGATACCAACCTGA gCAGTGATTCAGAAGACTTCTCAGCCTGTGATTCTTATAATGATTCACAAAGCAAGAACCTTGGCAACTGTGACACTCTAAGTTACAAATCATTAAATACAAGATTATGTGGAGAGAAACAAGGTACAGTGATTGCAAAAGTACGAACATCTACAAGGAAACACTGCTtgaagttttgtttttctaaacCACACATCTCTTGGTTTCCAGGACTTAGATGCAGATGCCCCAGGGGAAGCAGAGATCAAGTAAAACTCAGGAATTACAAAGAGTCTGTTCAGTCTTGTACCCTGTGTAGAAGAAGAAGCTCTGGTTCATCCT CTTATTCACAGAAGAGAATCTCCACTCAAAAGGCTCAAAAACCCAGTCAGCCAGATAAAGTTGTAACCAGACTTCATGAAAG GAAGTCCTTTGTGGCTGCCAAAACCTGCTGCTCGAGCACATATGATAAAATTATCCTTCCACAGCAATACACACCCAGTAAGAAATCTGCCCAAAGAAAATCTGCAATCAACATCAGAGACAGAAATGCCAGTGATTCCTATGCAAAT GTTTTAAGTTCTACTCTGGATCATGCCATAGAGACAGCAAACAGTTTGAAGGAAGCTACAGAGCGAATGGTACAAGCAGTTTCAGAAGATCTAGCTAAAGTTAAGAGAAAACAGTTTTAA
- the AKNAD1 gene encoding protein AKNAD1 isoform X2, producing METTKKCKLPDWMKAQMNNSFADALGCSTDATEEEDYLVYDGDLGIGCKYNNNSENLNACSCTKDISGILNLACSEDNKNKKAAANYETSLQPEEFSSHQRGTRGTTAVPIEMPGSEASFQQELPVGSASKADSKEHGTASKMSTVLLRHFARGELLSTCPLIECETIPEVSFTESIDDTGSKPEPSEHSTGSLGYEQWAASSEEYPLEKHKEVQAHDKNGNSLNGNRSLSKQSIFSSGQCGCRQEFSQVVNEAGDTHTFQNMKDERPLFKRTVSPCELKYGQGQAHYCLPDFSDAASEVPKKPDNITSVPSTAREKPFPILQSKSVPVNNILENKNHFNSAEVENQEEWSISELLQQLQILPQSDFANANIAISSGHTGTPPDVITLRAPVPVQPTHGLLKARLQPGTAASALPAAGRVKAQCLKPSDSLPELTLGEKMSQILKDQTEQLTKKVEDFSKHMIQETLFLQDKYLALNQLKTYLDALERNYLKAREEHHNLHLQNYKDKPINLGEFDPERRVEGGIFRLGMLLEDIQEQMEGSKGSLSSLLTSYESAQSFCESLTVSSTADLPQTRGTETPSFHKKHEGERSQTTDVIPPANQLSLQGKKCNLCLHINTNIQEGKTGTSPLFLQRKPTDLSDTNLSSDSEDFSACDSYNDSQSKNLGNCDTLSYKSLNTRLCGEKQGTVIAKVRTSTRKHCLKFCFSKPHISWFPGLRCRCPRGSRDQVKLRNYKESVQSCTLCRRRSSGSSSYSQKRISTQKAQKPSQPDKVVTRLHERKSFVAAKTCCSSTYDKIILPQQYTPSKKSAQRKSAINIRDRNASDSYANVLSSTLDHAIETANSLKEATERMVQAVSEDLAKVKRKQF from the exons ATGGAGACTACAAAAAAGTGCAAACTGCCAGACTGGATGAAAGCCCAAATGAATAATTCATTTGCAGATGCATTAGGCTGTAGCACAGATGCAACTGAAGAGGAAGATTACTTAGTTTATGATGGAGATTTAGGAATAGGCTGTAAATACAACAATAACTCTGAGAATTTGAATGCCTGTAGTTGTACAAAAGATATTTCTGGTATTTTAAACTTAGCCTGTTCTGAAgataacaaaaacaaaaaagcagcagccaaTTATGAAACTTCGCTACAGCCGGAAGAATTCTCCAGCCATCAGAGAGGCACCAGAGGAACAACTGCAGTTCCAATTGAAATGCCTGGAAGTGAAGCTTCCTTTCAGCAGGAATTACCTGTTGGCAGTGCCAGTAAAGCAGACAGCAAAGAACATGGAACTGCCTCCAAGATGTCCACGGTCCTCCTGCGCCATTTTGCTAGGGGAGAATTACTAAGCACATGCCCCTTAATTGAATGTGAAACTATACCGGAGGTGTCCTTTACTGAAAGTATCGATGACACCGGGAGCAAACCTGAGCcttcagagcacagcacaggctctTTAGGGTATGAACAATGGGCAGCCAGCTCCGAGGAGTATCCATTAGAAAAGCACAAAGAAGTACAGGCTCATGACAAAAATGGAAACTCATTAAATGGAAATAGATCTCTTTCAAAGCAATctattttttcttctggacAATGTGGGTGCAGACAAGAATTTTCACAAGTGGTTAATGAGGCTGGAGATACACACACCTTTCAAAACATGAAAGATGAGAGACCTCTGTTTAAGAGAACAGTTTCACCTTGTGAGCTCAAATATGGCCAAGGGCAAGCTCACTATTGCCTTCCTGACTTCTCTGACGCTGCTTCAGAAGTACCAAAAAAACCTGACAATATTACCTCAGTTCCTTCAACTGCAAGAGAAAAACCCTTTCCTATTTTGCAAAGTAAATCAGTACCTGTGAACAAcattttggaaaataagaatCACTTCAATTCTGCTGAAGTAGAGAACCAAGAGGAATGGAGTATTTCAGAACTGCTGCAACAGCTACAG ATACTTCCTCAGTCAGACTTTGCAAATGCCAACATTGCCATTTCCTCAGGACACACTGGGACACCACCTGATGTCATCACATTACGTGCTCCTGTCCCTGTACAACCTACACATGGTTTGCTTAAAGCaa GACTGCAGCCTGGAACAGCAGCATCAGCACTACCAGCAGCTGGCAGAGTAAAAGCACAGTGTCTAAAACCTTCTGATTCACTGCCAGAACTAACACTAGGAGAAAAGATGTCGCAAATACTAAAGGATCAGACAGAGCAACTGACTAAGAAA GTGGAAGACTTCTCTAAACATATGATCCAGGAAACACTCTTTTTACAAGACAAATATCTG GCATTAAATCAACTGAAAACATACCTTGATGCCttggaaagaaattatttaaaagctAGAGAAGAGCACCACAACTTACACCTGCAGAACTACAAGGACAAGCCTATCAACCTTGGAGAGTTTGATCCTGAGAG AAGGGTGGAAGGAGGAATATTCAGACTTGGCATGCTGCTTGAAGACATTCAAGAACAAATGGAAGGCAGCAAAGGCAGCCTGTCATCGTTACTGACTTCTTATGAATCTGCCCAGTCTTTCTGTGAG AGCCTCACAGTTTCAAGCACCGCTGATCTCCCACAAACAAGAGGTACTGAAACTCCATCTTTTCACAAGAAGCATGAGGGAGAAAGAAGTCAGACAACTGATGTAATCCCACCAGCAAATCAACTTTCTTTACAAGGCAAAAAGTGCAATCTTTGTCTGCACAT aaatacaaatatccAGGAAGGAAAAACTGGAACATCTCCACTCTTCCTGCAGAGAAAACCAACTGATTTATCAGATACCAACCTGA gCAGTGATTCAGAAGACTTCTCAGCCTGTGATTCTTATAATGATTCACAAAGCAAGAACCTTGGCAACTGTGACACTCTAAGTTACAAATCATTAAATACAAGATTATGTGGAGAGAAACAAGGTACAGTGATTGCAAAAGTACGAACATCTACAAGGAAACACTGCTtgaagttttgtttttctaaacCACACATCTCTTGGTTTCCAGGACTTAGATGCAGATGCCCCAGGGGAAGCAGAGATCAAGTAAAACTCAGGAATTACAAAGAGTCTGTTCAGTCTTGTACCCTGTGTAGAAGAAGAAGCTCTGGTTCATCCT CTTATTCACAGAAGAGAATCTCCACTCAAAAGGCTCAAAAACCCAGTCAGCCAGATAAAGTTGTAACCAGACTTCATGAAAG GAAGTCCTTTGTGGCTGCCAAAACCTGCTGCTCGAGCACATATGATAAAATTATCCTTCCACAGCAATACACACCCAGTAAGAAATCTGCCCAAAGAAAATCTGCAATCAACATCAGAGACAGAAATGCCAGTGATTCCTATGCAAAT GTTTTAAGTTCTACTCTGGATCATGCCATAGAGACAGCAAACAGTTTGAAGGAAGCTACAGAGCGAATGGTACAAGCAGTTTCAGAAGATCTAGCTAAAGTTAAGAGAAAACAGTTTTAA